The following coding sequences lie in one Streptomyces venezuelae genomic window:
- a CDS encoding ParB/RepB/Spo0J family partition protein, producing MGENADHIRVLAEAGSDLPPILVHRPTMRVIDGMHRLRATVLRGEREIAVRFLDGYESDVFVVAVQANTTHGLPLTRADRNAAATRIIQSHPQWSDRMIASFAGLSPKTVGSIRRRLGDDLPAAPVRIGRDGRTRPVDSSVARAATGEFIRTHPDATLRQIAGAAGVSRSTARDVRRRLVEGEGEGEGERVAVVAGVRGGGPYRRPQNAPGTPGAPDASDLSVATAPANPAATNPVAASLSVSARVAAGAADAVDAAHTVDTAVSSGARMATTASAAGASADVGSAAELIPILKRDPSIRFTDSGRLLLRLLDAATLPPDEWSRLIESVPAHCVDMVANVARACGEVWLNVAQEVDGRAARR from the coding sequence CATGCGCGTCATCGACGGGATGCACCGGCTGCGGGCCACCGTGCTGCGCGGCGAGCGAGAGATCGCCGTCCGGTTCCTCGACGGGTACGAGTCCGATGTCTTCGTCGTGGCCGTTCAGGCCAACACCACCCACGGACTGCCCCTGACCAGGGCCGACCGCAACGCCGCGGCGACTCGGATCATCCAGTCCCACCCGCAGTGGTCCGACCGCATGATCGCCTCGTTCGCCGGGCTCTCGCCGAAGACGGTCGGGAGCATCCGGCGCCGGCTCGGCGACGATCTGCCCGCCGCGCCGGTGCGGATCGGGCGCGACGGACGGACGCGGCCCGTCGACAGCAGTGTGGCGCGGGCCGCGACCGGCGAGTTCATCCGGACCCATCCCGACGCGACCCTGCGGCAGATCGCCGGGGCCGCCGGGGTCTCCCGTTCCACCGCGCGCGACGTACGTCGGAGGCTGGTGGAGGGGGAGGGCGAGGGCGAGGGGGAGAGGGTGGCGGTTGTGGCGGGGGTGCGGGGCGGGGGTCCGTACCGGCGACCCCAAAACGCGCCCGGCACGCCCGGCGCGCCCGACGCGTCCGATCTCTCCGTGGCCACCGCCCCCGCGAACCCGGCCGCCACCAACCCCGTCGCCGCATCCCTGTCCGTGTCCGCCCGGGTCGCGGCCGGTGCGGCCGATGCGGTCGACGCCGCCCATACGGTCGACACGGCCGTGTCGTCGGGAGCGCGGATGGCGACCACCGCGTCGGCGGCCGGCGCGTCCGCCGACGTCGGCAGCGCCGCCGAGCTCATCCCCATCCTGAAGCGGGACCCCTCCATCCGCTTCACCGATTCAGGGCGCCTGCTCCTGCGGCTCCTCGACGCGGCCACGCTGCCGCCGGACGAGTGGAGCCGGCTCATCGAGAGCGTGCCGGCCCACTGCGTCGACATGGTGGCGAACGTGGCGCGTGCCTGCGGAGAGGTCTGGCTCAACGTCGCGCAGGAGGTGGACGGCCGGGCCGCCCGGCGGTGA